A window of Cottoperca gobio chromosome 16, fCotGob3.1, whole genome shotgun sequence contains these coding sequences:
- the LOC115021784 gene encoding uncharacterized protein LOC115021784, giving the protein MGRKCAYPECKSTEGLHSLPSDRELAHRWLHALGRVDIPSASVYVCNLHFTRECFSNYAEVEMGFKRQLLLNPDSVPTPAKVLTQGTGGSFCQIVPAVRHVASQTDPPETISDGTQLSMKTLADPPKRRSVGTQLSMKTLQNHFRSIATQARVPSRDCGVCTLTFPLDSPLLLLQPTIVKRPRLSLTFEEEGPSEGRSSTGVQEPGDST; this is encoded by the exons ATGGGTCGAAAATGCGCTTATCCCGAGTGTAAAAGTACGGAGGGGTTGCACTCTTTGCCGTCCGACAGAGAGCTGGCACACCGCTGGCTGCATGCTCTGGGGCGGGTCGACATACCGTCGGCTTCTGTTTACGTGTGCAATCTCCACTTTACCCGCGAGTGCTTCTCCAATTACGCAGAGGTGGAAATGGGATTCAAAAGGCAGCTTCTCCTAAACCCTGATTCTGTTCCTACGCCTGCAAAAGTGTTGACACAG GGGACCGGGGGCAGTTTCTGTCAAATTGTGCCTGCTGTAAGACACGTAGCCTCCCAGACCGACCCTCCAGAGACGATATCAGACGGCACACAGCTATCAATGAAAACTCTGGCTGACCCCCCAAAGAGAAGATCAGTCGGCACACAGCTATCCATGAAAACTCTGCAGAATCACTTTCGAAGTATAG CTACCCAGGCGAGAGTGCCCAGCAGAGATTGCGGCGTGTGCACCCTCACCTTCCCCTTGGACAGTCCACTACTGCTACTGCAACCAACAATCGTAAAGAGACCTCGACTCAGCCTCACATTCGAGGAGGAAGGCCCTTCAGAAGGCAGGTCGAGTACGGGGGTTCAAGAACCAGGGGATTCAACATGA